One Bufo gargarizans isolate SCDJY-AF-19 chromosome 3, ASM1485885v1, whole genome shotgun sequence DNA segment encodes these proteins:
- the MAML2 gene encoding mastermind-like protein 2, producing the protein MGLLRDSLSPGTWREYGLRTAALVWILGHSYVFWGAIRADVRPSGRQLGFSSELATVRWLGVRGMLWGGVLREVHRFVRLDRPPDVLVLHVGGNDLGRRPFRELIRDVKFDLLRIWALFPGLITVWSDIVPRKAWRGARSVESLNKARVKVNRAVGRFMAKNGGVVVRHEVLEKGVGEFWRADGVHLNAVGTDLWALGLQSGVEVALGMWRDAQDQQCNTTSLGNSSSAASCSSPNGYNTQQALLNQQMMEKTSIMQRQMQQQMLSGTEKCNKGDQLSRHLTRPPPDYKDQRRSTVGVQQATQFTGGLPTVGVNPDPTLPNSPSTNLTPQNQTHSTTNHGSRMPPLQGSPNMYGNVPCPQQPMYNGINQTSPNQMGTIQNGTGVPRQPTVTSGNNMSPFGTQSGNNGPPFRPNGPTSAGQRPQNVINNSPPTQKWMSPEVKRQDMVGYTNTNQYSSHTVQGMIGHQQFPQRALSMPNQVNPGVQMTPLNTMAPSNSGQTIETLRGFNHGQSPLRSQMLPSMSQSGGGLNMPANTFNSSNQISRAFPRSDSTSDLGSFDFLSQNGGLGSSPNGDSDFIDALLKTGHINDDWMKDINLDEILKGHS; encoded by the exons ATGGGTTTGTTGAGGGATTCGCTGAGTCCGGGTACTTGGAGAGAGTACG GTCTAAGGACGGCGGCTTTGGTGTGGATCTTGGGTCACtcgtatgtgttttggggtgcgatCAGAGCGGATGTCAGACCGAGCGGTCGTCAGTTGGGATTTAGTTCGGAGTTGGCTACGGTTCGGTGGTTGGGtgtgagaggtatgttgtggggtggAGTGCTGCGGGAGGTTCATCGTTTCGTGCGGCTGGATCGTCCTCCCGATGTGTTGGTTTTACATGTGGGAGGCAATGACTTGGGTAGGCGTCCTTTTAGGGAGTTGATTCGGGATGTAAAGTTTGACCTGCTGAGAATTTGGGCGTTGTTCCCCGGGCTGATCACGGTTTGGTCGGATATTGTTCCGCGTAAggcttggaggggtgcgaggtctGTGGAGAGCCTTAATAAGGCGCGAGTTAAGGTGAATAGGGCAGTGGGACGATTTATGGCGAAGAATGGTGGTGTGGTGGTGCGGCATGAGGTGTTGGAAAAGGGCGTTGGGGAATTTTGGAGAGCGGATGGCGTGCATTTGAATGCGGTGGGGACGGATTTGTGGgctctggggctccagagtggtgtGGAAGTGGCCTTAGgtatgtggagggacgcgcag GACCAGCAGTGTAACACTACCAGCCTCGGGAACAGCTCAAGCGCTGCTTCTTGTTCAAGTCCAAATGGTTACAACACTCAGCAAGCATTATTAAACCAGCAAATGATGGAGAAGACAAGCATTATGCAGAGACAGATGCAGCAACAGATGTTATCCGGAACG GAGAAGTGTAACAAAGGGGATCAATTAAGCAGGCATCTGACCAGACCTCCACCTGACTATAAAGATCAGAGAAGAAGCACAGTCGGCGTTCAGCAGGCCACTCAGTTTACCG GTGGCTTGCCAACAGTAGGTGTTAACCCAGACCCTACTCTCCCAAATTCTCCTTCAACAAATTTGACACCCCAGAATCAAACTCATTCTACAACAAACCACGGATCTCGAATGCCACCTCTTCAGGGAAGTCCAAACATGTATGGTAATGTACCATGTCCTCAGCAACCTATGTATAACGGTATAAACCAAACCAGTCCAAACCAGATGGGAACAATCCAAAATGGTACCGGGGTGCCACGCCAACCAACAGTTACATCTGGGAATAATATGTCACCCTTCGGTACCCAATCTGGAAATAATGGTCCACCATTTAGACCCAATGGACCAACCTCAGCGGGACAAAGACctcaaaatgtcatcaataatTCACCTCCCACCCAGAAGTGGATGAGCCCAGAAGTAAAACGGCAAGATATGGTAGGCTATACCAATACCAACCAGTATTCTAGCCATACGGTTCAAGgtatgataggtcatcagcagtTCCCTCAACGTGCTCTGTCGATGCCCAACCAAGTCAACCCTGGGGTCCAGATGACTCCTTTAAATACAATGGCACCATCGAATAGCGGGCAAACTATCGAAACACTACGGGGCTTTAATCATGGGCAATCTCCATTGAGATCTCAGATGTTGCCAAGCATGAGCCAAAGTGGTGGAGGGTTGAACATGCCAGCCAATACATTTAATTCCAGCAATCAAATTTCTCGAGCGTTTCCACGAAGTGACTCTACCAGTGACTTGGGTTCCTTTGATTTTCTTTCTCAAAATGGTGGACTGGGTTCATCTCCCAATGGTGACTCTGACTTTATTGATGCATTACTGAAAACTGGCCACATCAATGATGACTGGATGAAAGATATTAACCTGGATGAGATTCTTAAAGGCCACTCCTGA